From one Humulus lupulus chromosome 8, drHumLupu1.1, whole genome shotgun sequence genomic stretch:
- the LOC133796861 gene encoding kinesin-like protein KIN-UB, with translation MASRNGAASYKAGLRLDHRPLNSKSSSFKSRPPSNSAGSSVRRSSPSSFGSGGIKGDDGVPGRVRVAIRLRPRNAEELAADADFADCVELQSELKRLKLRKNNWDSDTYEFDEVLTEFASQKRVYEVVAKPVVESVLDGYNGTVMAYGQTGTGKTFTLGRLGEEDTSDRGIMVRSMEDILATISPDTDSISVSYLQLYMETIQDLLDPSNDNIPFVEDPRTGDVSVPGATLVEIRDQQTFVELLRLGETHRIAANTKLNTESSRSHAILMVHVKRSVMGREDNLSVDNGEFSCLTKSFKPLVRKSKLVVVDLAGSERIHKSGSEGHMLEEAKSINLSLSALGKCINALAENSAHVPVRDSKLTRLLRDSFGGSARTSLIITVGPSPRHRGETTSTILFGQRAMKVENMLKIKEEFDYKSLSRRLEIELDKHIVENERRQKYFDDEIERIHLEAQNRISEVERNFADALEKERLKCQMDYMETVKKLEEKLVLNQEKDERSSNGGKCNGEGPGHSTSDDIAEVQKLLHKEINLRKTAEENFENLKSQMGIYTPSEGGGDIEMLKLRKSLEEEVHQKKKLEEEVIVLRSQLLQLSFESDQMRKCLERGVPRNGVDSLMSPMGHFQSKDIQNGDKASYSNLFEQVGLQKILSLLESEDVSVRIHAVKVVANLAAEEANQKRIVEAGGLTSLLMLLRTYEDETIRRVAAGAIANLAMNEANQELIMAQGGISLLSITAADADDPQTLRMVAGAIANLCGNDKLQTTLRTEGGIKALLGIVRCGHPDVLSQVARGVANFAKCESRASTHGLKAGRSFLIEDGALPWIVQNANNEAAPIRRHIELALCHLAQHEVNAKDMISGGALWELVRISRDCSREDIRTLARRILHSSPTFRSEMRRLRIEY, from the exons ATGGCTTCCCGAAATGGGGCTGCTTCTTACAAGGCTGGCCTCAGGTTGGATCATCGACCTCTCAACTCCAAATCGTCTTCGTTTAAGTCTCGCCCCCCTTCTAACTCTGCTGGATCCTCTGTTCGTCGGAGCAGCCCCTCTTCGTTTGGCTCCGGAGGTATTAAGGGCGACGATGGAG TACCTGGAAGAGTTCGAGTGGCCATAAGATTGCGACCCCGAAATGCTGAAGAGCTGGCAGCAGATGCAGATTTCGCTGACTGTGTAGAACTGCAGTCGGAG CTTAAACGTTTGAAACTCAGGAAAAACAATTGGGATTCAGACACTTACGAATTTGATGAGGTGCTTACTGAATTTGCATCCCAAAAGCGAGTCTACGAAGTTGTTGCTAAGCCTGTAGTGGAG AGTGTTCTGGATGGTTATAATGGGACCGTGATGGCTTATGGCCAAACAGGTACAGGAAAAACATTCACACTTGGAAGACTAGGAGAGGAAGATACATCTGATCGTGGAATTATGGTTCGTTCAATGGAGGATATTCTAGCAACTATATCTCCAGACACAGATTCGATCTCTGTCTCATATTTGCAG CTTTATATGGAGACCATTCAAGACCTTCTTGATCCATCAAATGATAATATCCCCTTCGTGGAAGATCCAAGAACTGGTGATGTTTCAGTACCTGGTGCAACTCTTGTAGAAATCAGGGATCAGCAAACTTTTGTGGAGTTGCTGAGATTGGGAGAAACTCATAGGATTGCGGCTAACACAAAGTTGAATACTGAATCTTCACGTAGTCATGCTATTCTGATG GTGCATGTTAAAAGGTCTGTCATGGGAAGAGAAGATAATCTTTCAGTTGACAATGGGGAATTCTCTTGTCTAACCAAATCATTTAAGCCACTTGTTCGGAAAAGCAAACTTGTTGTGGTAGATTTGGCTGGTTCTGAGCGTATTCATAAGTCAG GAAGTGAGGGGCATATGTTAGAGGAAGCTAAGTCTATCAATCTCTCTCTTAGTGCCCTAGGGAAGTGCATAAATGCTCTTGCAGAGAATAGCGCTCATGTTCCAGTTCGTGATTCTAAACTCACAAGATTGCTTAGAGATTCATTTGGAG GCTCAGCGAGAACTTCATTAATTATCACTGTTGGTCCGTCTCCACGCCATCGAGGGGAGACTACAAGTACAATTCTATTTGGTCAAAGG GCTATGAAGGTGGAAAATATGTTAAAGATAAAGGAGGAGTTTGATTATAAAAGTTTGTCCAGAAGGCTTGAAATAGAGCTGGATAAGCATATTGTGGAAAATGAAAGGAGGCAAAAATATTTTGATGATGAAATTGAAAGAATACACTTGGAAGCACAAAACAGGATTAGCGAGGTTGAACGGAATTTTGCAGATGCATTAGAG AAAGAGAGGCTAAAGTGCCAAATGGATTATATGGAAACAGTTAAGAAGTTAGAGGAGAAATTGGTGTTAAATCAAGAGAAGGATGAACGAAGTTCAAATGGTGGCAAATGTAATGGAGAG GGACCTGGGCATTCCACATCTGATGACATTGCTGAGGTCCAAAAATTGCTTCATAAAGAAATAAACCTACGAAAGACGGCTGAAGAGAATTTTGAAAATCTAAAAAGCCAAATGGGGATATATACACCATCAGAG GGTGGTGGAGATATAGAGATGTTAAAGCTTCGAAAGAGTCTAGAGGAGGAGGTACACCAGAAAAAGAAGCTTGAAGAAGAAGTAATAGTGTTACGTAGTCAATTGTTGCAACTAAGTTTTGAATCTGATCAG ATGAGAAAGTGTCTAGAAAGAGGTGTGCCTCGAAATGGAGTAGAttctttaatgtctccaatggggCATTTCCAGTCCAAAGACATCCAGAATGGAGATAAGGCATCATATTCTAATCTATTTGAGCAAG TTGGATTACAAAAGATCTTGTCATTGCTTGAGTCAGAAGATGTGAGTGTTCGTATACACGCCGTAAAAGTGGTGGCCAATTTAGCAGCTGAAG AGGCAAATCAGAAAAGGATTGTTGAAGCTGGTGGTCTTACTTCCTTGCTGATGCTTCTAAGAACCTATGAGGATGAAACTATTCGGAGAGTGGCAGCTGGTGCTATAGCCAATCTTGCAATGAATG AAGCCAATCAAGAGCTTATAATGGCCCAAGGGGGAATTAGTTTGTTATCAATAACAGCAGCCGATGCTGACGATCCTCAAACTCTCCGCATGGTTGCTGGAGCTATTGCTAATTTATGTGGCAACG atAAGCTACAAACCACTCTAAGGACTGAAGGTGGTATTAAGGCCTTGTTGGGAATTGTTAGATGTGGGCATCCTGATGTTCTTTCTCAAGTTGCACGTGGTGTAGCAAACTTCGCAAAATGCGAGTCTCGAGCATCTACGCATG GCTTGAAGGCTGGCAGATCATTTTTAATAGAGGATGGTGCACTTCCTTGGATTGTACAGAATGCCAACAATGAGGCTGCACCAATCCGGCGCCACATTGAGCTTGCACTTTGTCATTTGGCACAACATG AAGTAAATGCAAAGGACATGATTAGTGGAGGTGCTCTATGGGAACTAGTTCGGATTTCACGGGACTGTTCTCGAGAGGACATCAGGACTCTTGCTCGTCGAATATTGCATTCCAGCCCCACCTTCCGTTCTGAAATGCGTCGATTACGGATAGAATATTGA